A region from the Vicia villosa cultivar HV-30 ecotype Madison, WI linkage group LG3, Vvil1.0, whole genome shotgun sequence genome encodes:
- the LOC131658967 gene encoding uncharacterized protein LOC131658967 gives MARASPAKTAPNQVQSLNPNLYGRRSLISSSDCIETPLSKSQPVESDIVRCNHRTLSNFGRSGNDRLNMEIDKLGVGPVLGGFIPKNNETKFKEVNVELVRSLWGTEEMDFSFSVSVGSSGGLLSIWNSISVSVEASFSGPGFLGNKVLWKGEYFYVVNIYSGCALHQKRELWNSLLVLKNKFQDGEWIIAGDFNTVKKRSERWGCSSRSVNSKWSDFSDFIDDIGLVDVPCKDKRFSWISGDGKSKSRIDRFLISNNVISSWGVVGQWIGKRDISDHCPVWLMVDKEDWGPKPFKFNNEWFNHNHFFDFVKKEWDDIKFQGRGDYVLKEKLRLIKERLRWWEKNIFGKIDLEIEENVKELNKWDDRERWEEEIHLNNVKASKNIWFNLKLKENMLIQKSRMRWLNNGDENTRFFHNTVKERRRLNRICMVDSNEGVASSVNEVKETVRNHFEDKFKEDCFNRPLLEGIAFKSLSVDQACSLEAPFTLEEIREAVWSCDGSKRRCFCLFQ, from the exons ATGGCTCGCGCTTCTCCTGCGAAGACGGCTCCGAATCAGGTTCAGTCTCTTAATCCTAATCTCTATGGCAGAAGATCGTTGATTAGCTCTAGCGATTGTATCGAAACTCCGCTCTCCAAATCTCAGCCGGTGGAATCTGATATAGTTAGGTGCAATCATAGAACTCTCTCTAATTTCGGGAGAAGCGGTAATGACAGACTAAATATGGAAATTGATAAGCTGGGGGTCGGGCCGGTGTTAGGTGGGTTTATTCCTAAGAACAAT GAAACAAAATTCAAAGAGGTTAATGTGGAGTTGGTTAGAAGTCTGTGGGGAACTGAAGAGATGGATTTTTCCTTTTCGGTTTCGGTAGGCTCCTCCGGTGGATTACTGTCAATTTGGAATTCTATCTCTGTTTCTGTTGAGGCTAGCTTTTCGGGGCCTGGCTTCTTAGGAAACAAGGTTTTGTGGAAAGGTGAGTATTTTTACGTGGTTAACATTTATTCTGGATGTGCTTTGCATCAAAAACGTGAGTTATGGAATAGTCTACTTGTgctaaaaaacaaatttcaagaTGGAGAATGGATCATTGCGGGAGATTTTAACACAGTCAAAAAAAGGAGCGAGAGATGGGGTTGTTCTTCTAGAAGTGTCAATTCCAAATGGAGTGATTTTTCGGATTTCATTGACGATATTGGGCTTGTTGATGTGCCTTGCAAGGACAAGAGATTCTCGTGGATTAGTGGGGATGGAAAATCAAAAAGCAGGATCGATAGGTTTCTTATTTCCAACAATGTAATCTCATCATGGGGGGTGGTTGGACAATGGATTGGGAAGAGAGACATTTCGGATCATTGCCCGGTGTGGTTGATGGTAGACAAGGAGGATTGGGGTCCAAAACCGTTTAAGTTCAATAACGAATGGTTTAATCACAATcatttttttgactttgttaagAAGGAGTGGGATGATATTAAATTTCAAGGGAGGGGAGATTATGTGTTGAAAGAGAAATTACGTTTGATTAAAGAAAGATTGAGGTGGTGggagaaaaatatttttgggaaaATAGATTTGGAGATAGAGGAGAATGTGAAGGAGCTAAACAAATGGGATGATAGGGAGAGGTGGGAGGAAGAAATCCATTTAAATAATGTGAAGGCCTCGAAGAATATATGGTTCAATCTTAAACTCAAGGAGAACATGTTGATTCAAAAGAGTAGAATGAGGTGGCTAAACAACGGGGATGAAAATACTAGATTCTTCCATAACACGGTGAAGGAAAGAAGACGGTTGAATCGCATTTGTATGGTAGACTCTAATGAAGGGGTTGCTTCTTCGGTCAATGAGGTGAAGGAGACGGTTAGGAATCATTTTGAAGACAAGTTTAAGGAGGATTGTTTCAATAGACCTCTATTGGAAGGCATTGCGTTTAAATCTTTGAGTGTTGATCAAGCTTGTTCTCTAGAGGCTCCTTTCACGTTGGAGGAAATAAGGGAGGCGGTTTGGAGTTGTGATGGATCTAAAAGAAGATGTTTTTGCTTGTTTCAATAG